In Rhineura floridana isolate rRhiFlo1 chromosome 6, rRhiFlo1.hap2, whole genome shotgun sequence, one genomic interval encodes:
- the LOC133387007 gene encoding proton-transporting V-type ATPase complex assembly regulator TMEM9-like — translation MKFVSLAAIVWGILVPPSEASKSFGDIRCKCICPPYRNISGHIYKKNVSQKDCNCLHLVEPMPVPGNDVEAYCLLCECKYEERSTTTIKVVIIIYLSVIGALLLYMVFLMVVDPLIRKPDVYTQPLHNEEESEDAHSLAAIRPSASTRANTVLERVEGAQQRWKRQVQEQRKTVFDRHKMLS, via the exons ATGAAATTTGTGTCACTTGCAGCCATTGTTTGGGGTATCCTGGTACCACCATCTGAGGCCAGCAAG AGCTTTGGGGACATCCGTTGCAAGTGCATCTGTCCCCCATacaggaatatcagtggacataTTTACAAGAAGAATGTGTCGCAGAAGGACTG TAACTGCCTGCATTTGGTGGAGCCCATGCCAGTGCCAGGGAACGACGTTGAAGCATACTGCCTGCTGTGTGAGTGCAAGTATGAAGAGCGAAGCACCACCACCATCAAG GTCGTCATCATAATTTACCTCTCCGTGATTGGAGCCCTTCTACTCTACATGGTCTTTCTGATGGTGGTTGACCCCCTGATCCGCAAGCCTGATGTCTACACCCAGCCCCTGCACAATGAAGAAGAGAGTGAG GATGCTCATTCATTGGCAGCTATACGTCCTTCTGCCAGCACCCGAGCAAACACAGTGTTGGAGAGAGTGGAGGGAGCCCAGCAACGGTGGAAGCGTCAGGTGCAGGAACAGCGGAAGACAGTGTTTGATCGACACAAGATGCTGAGCTAG